In the Clostridium beijerinckii genome, one interval contains:
- a CDS encoding putative RNA methyltransferase: MNDILNETMLLCPVCKEKLVKDISNKMYRCSNKHTYDIAKEGYVNLLISNQKRSKNPGDSKEMVLSRIDFLSRGYYKALSDKINEIIVDGMSDKISNKLNIVDLGCGEGYYLTNLKDYMNKKNIEANYYGLDVSKEAVKYASKLNKDCIWAVGNNFNIPLGDKTVDCIISVFSPIDIDECNRVLKDDGIFVRVLPRTNHLIQLRNIIYSEVHLNDKVYKANAEENDYIEEANVTFDITLNKEELLSLLKMTPHYWKSTPENKEKLEDYESLVITIDMRIGIFKKKI, from the coding sequence ATGAATGATATTTTAAATGAGACCATGCTGCTTTGCCCTGTTTGTAAGGAAAAGTTAGTCAAGGATATTTCAAATAAGATGTACAGATGTAGTAACAAACATACATATGATATAGCAAAAGAAGGGTATGTAAATTTGTTAATAAGCAATCAGAAAAGAAGTAAGAATCCTGGTGATTCAAAAGAAATGGTTTTATCAAGAATAGATTTTTTATCTAGAGGATATTATAAAGCACTGTCTGATAAAATAAATGAAATAATAGTTGATGGGATGTCAGATAAAATCAGCAACAAATTGAATATTGTAGATCTAGGATGTGGCGAAGGGTATTACTTAACAAACCTAAAAGATTATATGAATAAGAAAAATATTGAAGCTAATTATTATGGCTTAGATGTTTCTAAAGAAGCTGTAAAATACGCAAGTAAACTAAACAAAGATTGTATTTGGGCGGTTGGAAACAATTTTAACATACCACTTGGGGATAAAACAGTGGATTGTATTATTTCAGTATTTAGTCCTATAGATATTGATGAGTGTAATAGAGTTTTAAAGGATGATGGAATATTTGTTAGAGTGTTACCTAGAACTAATCATTTAATACAACTTAGGAATATTATTTACTCTGAGGTTCATTTAAATGATAAAGTTTATAAAGCAAATGCAGAAGAAAATGATTATATAGAGGAAGCTAATGTAACATTCGATATAACATTAAATAAAGAAGAACTATTGAGCTTATTAAAGATGACACCCCATTATTGGAAGTCTACACCAGAGAATAAAGAGAAGTTAGAAGATTATGAATCCTTAGTTATAACTATAGATATGAGAATAGGTATATTTAAAAAGAAAATTTGA
- a CDS encoding response regulator, with protein MIKTMIVEDDPMVRQINSKFLKKIEGFSLEKAVANLSEAKEFLMQKQVDLILLDIFLPNENGIDLLKWLRQNEILSDVILITADKSVERVKDAFRYGVVDYLIKPFTFERFNESLNIFRERLNSFKNNQTMEQSDLDKFILSNKNKKTNGSETKPNLEKGLNKYTYNSIANELNNTKEEYFTTEDLSEKLGIAKVTVRKYLDYMSKQGELEKIIEYGKIGRPLYKYKIKGL; from the coding sequence ATGATTAAAACTATGATTGTTGAAGATGATCCGATGGTAAGACAAATTAATTCTAAGTTTTTGAAAAAAATAGAGGGATTTTCACTGGAAAAAGCAGTTGCAAACCTTTCTGAAGCAAAAGAATTTTTGATGCAGAAGCAGGTGGATTTAATTTTATTAGATATTTTTCTTCCTAATGAAAATGGCATAGATTTGCTAAAGTGGTTAAGGCAAAATGAAATATTATCTGATGTTATATTAATTACTGCTGATAAGAGTGTAGAAAGAGTAAAGGATGCTTTTAGATATGGTGTTGTAGACTATTTGATAAAACCCTTTACATTTGAAAGGTTTAACGAATCTCTAAATATTTTTAGAGAAAGATTAAATAGCTTTAAAAATAACCAGACTATGGAACAAAGTGATTTAGATAAGTTTATTTTGAGTAATAAAAATAAGAAAACAAACGGTAGTGAAACAAAACCAAATCTAGAAAAGGGTTTGAATAAGTATACTTATAATTCAATTGCTAATGAGCTTAATAATACTAAAGAAGAGTATTTTACTACTGAAGACTTATCAGAAAAGTTAGGCATTGCAAAAGTTACTGTAAGGAAATACCTTGATTATATGAGCAAACAAGGCGAACTAGAGAAAATCATAGAGTATGGAAAGATTGGAAGACCATTGTATAAATATAAAATAAAAGGTCTATAA
- a CDS encoding YdcF family protein, whose amino-acid sequence MNSEEVQYCINKISKFLAVRDISTLDSEELEKVSGLKRVDVLILLGNSIPYTVQCAANAWKNNMCDKILISGGIGHSTQLLRDEVRKNSKFNLIRVDDRSEADIFFDIITKIYGVSPDKIIIENKSTNCGDNAKKTIELLCKLNIKYRSLILIQDPTMQLRTFASFSKYTYSDNVKLVNYAPFIPKIDIDLRLSNVGTNGVWDEKRYLELLMGEIPRLRDDENGYGPNGKDFIVHVNIPREIEEAYKILKRQINDENLYSRCGL is encoded by the coding sequence ATGAATAGTGAAGAAGTCCAATATTGCATTAATAAAATATCTAAATTTCTAGCAGTTAGAGATATCAGTACGTTAGATTCTGAGGAATTAGAGAAAGTCTCTGGATTAAAAAGAGTTGATGTATTAATCTTATTAGGTAATTCTATCCCTTATACGGTACAGTGTGCTGCAAACGCATGGAAAAATAATATGTGTGATAAAATTTTAATTAGTGGTGGAATTGGCCATTCTACTCAATTACTAAGAGATGAGGTAAGGAAAAACTCGAAATTTAATTTGATTAGGGTTGATGATAGATCAGAAGCTGATATATTCTTTGATATAATTACTAAAATTTATGGTGTTAGCCCAGATAAAATTATCATAGAAAATAAATCTACGAATTGTGGAGATAATGCTAAAAAGACAATAGAGTTATTATGCAAATTAAACATAAAATATAGATCTTTAATTTTGATTCAAGATCCTACTATGCAGCTTAGAACTTTTGCTTCATTTTCTAAGTATACATATAGTGACAATGTCAAACTAGTAAACTATGCTCCATTCATTCCTAAGATTGATATAGATTTAAGATTAAGTAATGTTGGAACTAACGGAGTTTGGGATGAAAAAAGATATCTGGAACTTTTGATGGGAGAGATACCAAGATTAAGAGATGACGAAAATGGATATGGACCTAATGGAAAAGATTTTATAGTCCATGTAAATATACCAAGAGAAATAGAAGAAGCGTACAAGATTCTAAAGAGACAAATTAATGATGAAAATCTTTATAGTAGATGTGGATTATAG
- a CDS encoding helix-turn-helix transcriptional regulator, which translates to MNYDACIKKSIEYIENNLNKKIQLKELADKAFLSKYHFHRVFHSVVGEPVAEYIRKKRLEEAANELLTTENKIIDIALKYQFSNQESFTRAFKKLYGIPPKEFRKNKINLTTIHSRKNSTTYLSMVA; encoded by the coding sequence ATGAATTATGATGCTTGTATAAAAAAGTCTATTGAATATATAGAAAATAATCTAAATAAGAAAATACAACTAAAGGAACTTGCAGATAAAGCCTTTTTATCAAAGTACCACTTTCATAGGGTTTTTCATTCAGTGGTTGGAGAACCTGTTGCTGAATATATACGTAAGAAAAGATTAGAGGAAGCTGCAAATGAACTATTGACTACAGAAAATAAGATTATAGATATAGCGCTAAAATATCAATTTAGTAATCAAGAGTCATTTACCAGGGCTTTTAAAAAGCTTTATGGAATCCCCCCTAAGGAATTTAGGAAAAACAAAATAAATTTAACAACAATACATTCAAGAAAGAATTCTACAACTTACCTTTCTATGGTTGCTTAG
- a CDS encoding [Fe-Fe] hydrogenase large subunit C-terminal domain-containing protein, producing MGKSKKVNRIEGENIIQINKKKCIGCTACAFTCAQETKMAILKEVDSGKKTVETKNGSFEDTGCLYCGQCTLACPTEAIDVRNDLELVKDALNSGKYLVLTASPAVKATLGEEFNLPIGTYVGGKIAPSAKRLGFQKVFNTDFGNDMTVVEESSEFIKRIANKEKLPMFTSFCPSFIRYAEMFHPEILDKISTSKSPQQMMGAGIKTYFADVYNILPTNIVIVSVQPCSAKKYESEKEDMGRDGYKDIDIVLTVREYANLLKEKGIDITAIPDEKPDDFMGEYTGAAALFGMSQGAMQAIFRTVMSYLKSDISEAENMTLKPVEGYKEIEEALVTLGNKNCKVAVINGLKEIEKFLISNKWKEYCFIEVVACNGGCINGGGTPRIGTKSQINENLCISCGTCIQNCPVNAIQYNIRGRAEVKEEECVGCKLCNNVCRAKAVQIKYYSKTSNGLLGKDYKILRADTLRNIDKKSIKRVSDENENLENMYKSYIGDPNGIKAESLFHTSYVDKSNEFRNSNTKKRRRH from the coding sequence ATGGGAAAGTCAAAAAAGGTTAATAGAATTGAAGGGGAAAACATCATACAAATAAATAAGAAAAAATGTATTGGATGTACGGCATGTGCTTTTACATGTGCTCAAGAAACTAAGATGGCTATATTAAAAGAAGTTGATTCGGGAAAGAAAACTGTGGAAACCAAAAATGGAAGCTTTGAGGATACGGGATGCTTATATTGTGGACAATGTACACTTGCTTGCCCGACAGAAGCTATAGACGTAAGGAATGACTTAGAATTAGTAAAAGATGCTTTGAATAGCGGAAAGTATTTAGTTTTAACAGCATCTCCGGCAGTAAAAGCAACATTAGGAGAAGAATTTAATCTTCCAATTGGCACTTATGTTGGAGGAAAAATTGCTCCATCTGCAAAGAGATTAGGGTTTCAAAAAGTATTTAATACTGATTTCGGAAATGATATGACGGTTGTAGAGGAGAGCAGTGAATTTATTAAGAGGATTGCAAATAAAGAAAAACTTCCTATGTTCACATCCTTTTGTCCTTCTTTTATACGTTATGCTGAGATGTTTCATCCAGAAATATTAGATAAAATATCTACGTCGAAATCTCCTCAACAGATGATGGGAGCGGGAATAAAAACATACTTTGCAGATGTATATAATATTTTACCTACCAATATAGTTATTGTATCTGTACAGCCATGTAGTGCTAAAAAATATGAATCTGAGAAAGAGGATATGGGGAGAGACGGTTATAAAGATATTGATATAGTCCTAACTGTGAGAGAATATGCAAATCTCTTAAAAGAGAAGGGAATAGATATAACTGCTATACCAGACGAAAAACCTGATGATTTTATGGGGGAATATACTGGGGCAGCAGCTCTTTTTGGTATGAGCCAAGGGGCAATGCAAGCAATTTTTAGAACTGTAATGAGTTATTTAAAGAGTGATATATCTGAGGCTGAAAATATGACATTAAAACCAGTAGAAGGGTATAAGGAAATAGAAGAAGCGTTGGTTACTTTAGGCAATAAAAATTGTAAAGTTGCAGTAATAAATGGTCTAAAAGAAATTGAAAAATTTTTAATCAGTAACAAATGGAAAGAATATTGTTTCATTGAAGTAGTGGCATGTAACGGCGGGTGCATAAATGGAGGAGGAACTCCTAGAATAGGTACAAAGTCTCAAATTAATGAAAATTTATGTATATCATGTGGTACTTGCATACAAAATTGCCCTGTTAATGCCATACAATATAATATTAGAGGAAGGGCAGAGGTTAAAGAAGAAGAGTGTGTTGGATGTAAATTGTGTAATAACGTCTGCAGAGCTAAAGCTGTACAGATAAAATATTATAGTAAAACCTCAAATGGGTTGTTAGGAAAAGATTATAAAATATTGAGAGCAGACACCCTAAGAAATATTGATAAAAAATCAATAAAAAGAGTGTCTGATGAAAATGAAAATCTTGAAAATATGTATAAAAGCTATATAGGAGATCCTAATGGTATAAAAGCAGAATCTTTATTTCATACTAGTTACGTTGATAAATCTAATGAATTTAGAAATAGTAATACAAAAAAGAGAAGAAGGCATTAA
- a CDS encoding 3'-5' exonuclease → MYYVIYDLEFNQKSSASENSDVIKLSESNNDTNTPIIPFEIIQIGAIKLDNNFQEVSTFNSLVKPTLYKTIHPYVENLTKITYDKVSSCKNFINVHKAFLEFIGNDDVLLCVWGVGDIKELYRNLGFYNLSTSYISKYIDIQKYASKYLKAPKNSRIGLRNAVEILNIPIYGEFHDALNDAYYTSEIFKRIYNKYMKPETYVPLPSKRTTEPKEVIDTEALLKQFEKMYNRELTKDEKSMIKVAYMMGKTKQFLK, encoded by the coding sequence ATGTATTATGTAATATATGATTTAGAATTTAATCAAAAAAGTAGTGCCTCTGAAAATTCGGATGTTATTAAACTTTCAGAATCTAATAACGATACTAACACACCAATTATTCCTTTTGAAATAATTCAAATTGGCGCTATAAAACTAGATAATAATTTTCAAGAAGTATCTACATTCAATTCCTTAGTCAAACCAACTCTATATAAAACCATCCATCCATATGTTGAGAATTTAACTAAAATAACCTACGATAAAGTTTCTTCTTGCAAAAACTTTATTAATGTTCATAAAGCTTTTTTAGAATTCATTGGAAATGATGATGTACTACTCTGTGTATGGGGAGTTGGGGATATTAAAGAACTCTATAGAAACTTGGGATTTTATAATCTATCTACTTCATATATTTCAAAATATATTGACATTCAAAAGTATGCTTCAAAATACCTTAAAGCACCTAAAAATTCTAGAATTGGTTTAAGAAATGCCGTTGAAATTTTAAATATACCAATTTATGGTGAATTCCATGATGCACTTAATGATGCTTACTATACATCTGAAATTTTTAAGCGCATTTATAACAAATACATGAAACCTGAAACTTACGTTCCTTTGCCATCAAAAAGAACTACAGAACCCAAAGAAGTAATTGATACTGAAGCTTTATTAAAACAATTTGAAAAAATGTATAATAGAGAACTTACTAAGGATGAAAAATCAATGATTAAAGTTGCATACATGATGGGAAAAACCAAACAATTTCTGAAATAA
- the clpP gene encoding ATP-dependent Clp endopeptidase proteolytic subunit ClpP: MSYVPMVIEQTSRGERSYDIYSRLLKERIIMLSDHVSDSTASIITSQLLFLESENPDADIHFYINSPGGSITAGMAIYDTMQYIKPDVSTICLGLAASMGSFLLAAGAPGKRCALPNSEILIHQPSVHGGFQGQATDIRIHTEWLLKTKNKLNKIYSEKTKKPIEKIERDMERDYFMSAEEALSYGIIDKIL; this comes from the coding sequence ATGAGCTATGTACCAATGGTTATTGAACAAACAAGTCGAGGCGAACGTTCTTATGATATCTATTCTAGATTGCTAAAAGAAAGAATCATTATGCTAAGCGATCACGTCAGCGATTCTACCGCAAGTATAATTACTTCACAATTACTATTTCTTGAATCAGAAAATCCAGATGCTGATATTCACTTTTATATAAATAGCCCCGGTGGTTCTATTACAGCCGGAATGGCAATATATGATACAATGCAATATATAAAGCCTGACGTATCAACAATATGTTTAGGATTAGCTGCAAGTATGGGCTCGTTTTTACTTGCAGCAGGCGCACCTGGAAAACGATGTGCTCTTCCAAATAGTGAGATTTTAATCCATCAGCCATCTGTACATGGAGGTTTTCAAGGTCAAGCTACAGATATTAGGATTCATACTGAATGGCTGCTAAAAACAAAAAATAAACTAAATAAAATATATAGTGAAAAAACCAAAAAGCCAATAGAGAAAATCGAAAGAGACATGGAACGAGATTATTTTATGTCTGCTGAAGAGGCTTTATCTTATGGAATAATAGATAAAATTCTTTGA